Proteins found in one Chrysiogenes arsenatis DSM 11915 genomic segment:
- a CDS encoding ABC transporter permease produces MAPFWATFYKEFLLLRRDRAGLLTLFVMPTVLVIIVALVQNNILESSGSEGLKIAYLDQDLDLQENTLGSRIRQELQNAGLELVAPLQNDVATLRQHVATGQYPLGVVIPAGISAKLRDQARLSARALFDGNVSAQEVAVPLSVELYFDPTVQGALRSSIVNALRLATFAVETEYRWDALAQLWQQQNLQMLPATLNPQPTLRVVEHTSSVAAKNIPPTAVQHNVPAWALFGMFFSALPLAGTLLNERQNGTLQRLRTFALSPLWLLSGKIAAYFAVCLLQFGIILLVGTLLLPLLGTPALEITGNKAAIVALVACAALAATGFGILLGTFATTYEQVSTVGSVTIVIAAALGGIMVPTFMMPEAMQTLSQFSPLAWGLDGFMHLFVRGGSWSDIALNGISLLAFFVIALGLSWLHSAQRK; encoded by the coding sequence GTGGCACCATTCTGGGCGACGTTTTACAAAGAGTTTCTGCTGCTGCGCCGTGATCGTGCGGGTCTACTCACCCTGTTTGTGATGCCAACGGTTTTGGTAATCATTGTGGCTCTCGTGCAAAACAACATCCTTGAAAGCAGCGGGAGTGAGGGTCTGAAAATTGCGTATCTCGATCAAGACCTTGATCTTCAAGAAAACACTCTTGGCAGCCGCATCCGGCAGGAATTGCAAAATGCTGGATTGGAGCTGGTTGCTCCTTTGCAAAACGACGTCGCAACGTTGCGGCAACACGTTGCGACTGGCCAATATCCGTTGGGAGTGGTCATTCCTGCTGGAATCAGCGCCAAGCTGCGGGATCAGGCACGCCTTAGTGCTAGGGCGCTTTTTGATGGCAATGTGTCAGCGCAGGAAGTTGCCGTACCGCTGAGCGTGGAACTCTATTTCGACCCTACCGTACAGGGAGCACTCCGTTCGTCGATCGTCAATGCGCTGCGACTTGCTACGTTTGCTGTGGAAACGGAATACCGCTGGGATGCACTGGCGCAGTTATGGCAACAGCAGAACTTGCAGATGCTCCCCGCAACGCTTAACCCGCAGCCAACCCTCCGCGTTGTCGAACACACCTCCAGTGTTGCGGCAAAAAACATCCCACCCACCGCCGTGCAGCATAACGTCCCCGCGTGGGCGCTCTTCGGCATGTTTTTCAGCGCGTTGCCACTCGCAGGAACACTTTTGAATGAACGCCAAAACGGCACACTCCAACGGCTCCGCACCTTTGCGCTTTCGCCATTGTGGTTGTTGAGTGGTAAAATCGCAGCGTATTTTGCGGTTTGTCTTTTGCAGTTTGGCATCATTCTTTTGGTCGGCACGTTGCTTTTACCTCTGCTGGGAACCCCAGCATTGGAAATCACCGGAAATAAAGCAGCCATTGTAGCACTGGTGGCTTGTGCCGCCTTAGCCGCGACTGGCTTTGGCATTCTACTTGGTACGTTTGCCACCACGTATGAACAGGTTTCGACTGTGGGATCGGTCACTATTGTCATCGCCGCTGCCCTCGGAGGCATTATGGTGCCAACCTTTATGATGCCGGAAGCCATGCAGACACTCAGCCAGTTTTCTCCCCTTGCGTGGGGACTCGATGGATTTATGCACCTATTCGTGCGTGGGGGATCGTGGAGCGACATTGCGCTGAATGGCATATCGCTGCTGGCATTTTTTGTGATTGCACTTGGCTTGTCGTGGTTGCATTCAGCACAACGAAAATAA
- a CDS encoding phosphopantetheine-binding protein, whose product MTDFALEQELAAKIIEMCHVFEPPATINYDKPLIGPESIFGLDSLDAVEVLVSVQRDYGVRITQEEARDALRSLHVLAEYIRSNRPE is encoded by the coding sequence ATGACCGATTTTGCACTGGAACAAGAACTAGCGGCAAAGATTATCGAAATGTGCCACGTCTTCGAACCGCCAGCCACGATAAACTACGACAAACCACTGATCGGACCCGAATCAATATTTGGCCTTGATTCACTCGACGCCGTCGAAGTGCTTGTCAGCGTGCAACGCGATTATGGAGTGCGTATCACGCAAGAAGAGGCACGCGACGCCCTCCGTTCACTGCATGTGCTGGCGGAATACATACGATCAAATCGACCCGAATAG
- a CDS encoding Fic family protein, whose translation MKRKLQGKYVTISTVGEKAQAFVPAPLPPCPPINWTPELRNKFDQALLSLGRLDSVSALLPDTSLFIYMYVRKEAVLSSMIEGTQSSLSDLLLFELDQEPGVPLDDVREVSNYVAALEHGLGLLEKGLPLSLRLLREIHGVLLAKGRGSGLTPGEFRRSQNWIGGTRPGNAAFVPPPAHEVLECMGKLELFLHDQPEPTPVLLKAALAHVQFETIHPFLDGNGRLGRLLITLLLCEQKVLREPMLYLSLYFKAHRQYYYELLNNVRLVGDWEAWLDFFAEAVIVTATQAVETAQQLLDLSSQDREKVKGLGRATPSTLCVYQALIEHPIATSVSLVKKTGLTPATVNKALSHLGHLGIVKELTAQKRNRVFSYADYIKIMSRGTELPSQ comes from the coding sequence ATGAAGCGGAAACTCCAAGGGAAGTATGTGACCATATCGACTGTTGGCGAGAAAGCGCAGGCTTTTGTGCCGGCACCGCTGCCACCATGTCCGCCTATAAACTGGACACCTGAGCTACGCAACAAGTTCGATCAAGCGTTGCTATCGCTTGGGCGCTTGGATAGTGTTTCAGCATTGTTGCCAGATACTTCGCTCTTTATTTACATGTACGTTCGCAAAGAAGCGGTGCTTTCTTCGATGATAGAAGGGACACAGTCGTCGCTATCAGACTTGTTGCTTTTTGAGTTAGATCAGGAACCGGGTGTTCCGCTCGACGATGTGCGCGAGGTCAGCAACTATGTTGCTGCTCTTGAGCACGGTCTGGGATTACTGGAAAAAGGATTACCGCTTTCGCTCCGGCTGCTCCGCGAGATTCACGGTGTACTTTTAGCGAAAGGGCGCGGGAGCGGTCTGACACCGGGTGAGTTTCGGCGCAGTCAAAACTGGATCGGTGGCACACGGCCTGGCAATGCCGCCTTTGTTCCGCCTCCAGCGCATGAAGTGCTGGAGTGTATGGGCAAGCTGGAGCTTTTTCTGCATGATCAGCCGGAACCGACGCCTGTGCTGCTTAAAGCGGCGCTTGCCCATGTGCAGTTCGAGACGATTCACCCATTTCTGGATGGCAATGGCCGTCTGGGGCGTTTGCTTATAACGCTTTTGCTGTGCGAGCAGAAGGTGTTGCGGGAGCCGATGCTGTATCTCAGCCTTTATTTCAAAGCGCACCGTCAATACTACTATGAGTTGCTCAATAATGTACGTTTGGTGGGCGACTGGGAGGCGTGGCTTGATTTCTTTGCCGAGGCGGTTATTGTCACCGCCACTCAGGCGGTCGAAACGGCGCAGCAGCTTCTCGACCTGTCAAGTCAAGATCGTGAGAAAGTCAAGGGGCTTGGACGGGCAACGCCATCGACTTTGTGTGTGTACCAAGCACTCATCGAGCACCCTATTGCCACTTCAGTTTCGTTGGTGAAAAAGACTGGCCTCACGCCAGCGACCGTCAATAAGGCGCTAAGCCATTTGGGGCATCTTGGCATTGTGAAGGAATTAACGGCTCAAAAACGCAACCGTGTATTCAGCTATGCCGACTATATCAAGATCATGAGCCGTGGCACGGAACTGCCAAGTCAATGA
- a CDS encoding beta-ketoacyl-ACP synthase III: MHIKPVYITDLAIFLPGTAIENGSIETVLGMAGATPSRSRRIILRNNKILRRHYAIDPTTGMATHTNAELSAAAVRALRPYPDFTPDDINVLCCGTSSPDQLMPGHASMVHGELGSQPCEVVSTAGICVSGMMALKYGWMSVATGQSSNAVVVGSELASSYLRGDFCRPDDPEKVNQLEKSPELAFEADFLRWMLSDGAGAAYLSAQRPPEGLTLRIDWIDQLSFAGHMETCMYAGAMKGSDGKLRGWRSYPTLHAACRAGAFPIKQDVKLLNQEVITTAVERTLQPLIAKHHLAAETVDWFLPHYSSEYFRQELADHMDAIGFAVPQEKWFTNLREKGNTGSASIYIILEELFHSGKLTKGEKILCFIPESGRFSMCYMQLTVA, translated from the coding sequence ATGCACATCAAACCTGTTTACATTACCGATCTGGCAATTTTTCTCCCCGGCACCGCCATAGAAAATGGCTCGATAGAAACCGTTTTGGGCATGGCGGGTGCGACCCCCTCGCGTTCGCGGCGGATTATTCTGCGCAACAATAAAATTTTGCGCCGACATTACGCTATCGACCCAACAACTGGCATGGCTACGCATACGAATGCAGAGCTGAGTGCCGCTGCGGTGCGCGCGCTGCGTCCGTACCCTGACTTTACACCTGACGATATTAACGTGCTCTGCTGCGGCACCTCTTCGCCTGATCAACTCATGCCGGGGCATGCCTCTATGGTGCATGGCGAGTTGGGGAGCCAGCCGTGCGAAGTGGTGTCGACGGCGGGGATTTGCGTGTCGGGGATGATGGCGTTGAAATACGGCTGGATGAGCGTCGCTACTGGTCAAAGCAGCAATGCCGTAGTCGTTGGTTCGGAATTGGCATCCAGCTATTTGCGGGGTGATTTTTGCCGCCCCGATGACCCCGAAAAAGTCAATCAGTTGGAAAAATCGCCTGAATTAGCCTTTGAAGCAGACTTCCTCCGCTGGATGCTTTCCGATGGCGCTGGTGCCGCCTACTTGAGTGCTCAGCGTCCGCCAGAAGGTCTGACATTGCGTATCGACTGGATTGATCAGCTTTCATTTGCAGGACACATGGAAACCTGTATGTATGCAGGAGCAATGAAAGGAAGCGATGGTAAACTGCGCGGCTGGCGTAGCTACCCGACACTTCATGCAGCCTGCCGTGCCGGTGCGTTTCCCATCAAACAAGATGTCAAACTGCTGAATCAGGAAGTTATTACCACCGCAGTGGAGCGAACCTTGCAGCCGTTAATTGCCAAACATCACCTTGCGGCAGAAACCGTTGACTGGTTTTTGCCGCATTATTCGTCGGAGTATTTCCGTCAAGAGCTGGCCGACCACATGGACGCTATCGGTTTTGCCGTACCACAGGAGAAGTGGTTCACCAATTTGCGCGAAAAAGGAAACACCGGCTCGGCCTCGATCTACATTATTTTGGAAGAGTTATTTCACTCCGGCAAGCTGACAAAAGGGGAAAAAATCCTCTGCTTTATCCCCGAAAGCGGGAGATTCTCCATGTGCTATATGCAACTTACCGTAGCGTAG
- a CDS encoding B12-binding domain-containing radical SAM protein yields the protein MKILLINPPNCGRSIPEERYGITSLKQIFRGEPLALEVLAGNLDDHDVRILDLKAEPESFDTTLIDFQPQVVGFTAVTCEANTVLTLAQHVRQYGVSTVVVGGIHASINPEFFNHQAIDYVAIGLGKASFRELIDALERVEAPQTIPGVARTTPGSPLQWTSRQYTTHDLVPEKAPRYDLTAHYRSHYFLPKLGVSLGFVASAYGCPFQCSFCCIAGQAGGKYLTQSIANVVRDIALLPADIPVIRLVDANTFGNVAHARQLCHALRENGIQKGFLADVRADTVVNYPDLMREWKEVGLRSVVIGFEEIDDNALSGWDKASNAAINTQAIDMLHEIGITIVGDFILSPEYSDAHFDRLEQYLAQHPVDLPIFTVLTPLPGTPLHAQMRHQITEPNLDYYTLTNAVVPTRLPEHHFYQRYAQLLSTGHQHAKI from the coding sequence ATGAAGATTCTCCTGATTAACCCTCCAAATTGTGGCCGTTCGATCCCCGAAGAGCGTTATGGCATCACTTCACTCAAACAGATATTTCGTGGCGAACCGCTTGCTCTCGAAGTTTTGGCGGGAAACCTTGATGATCACGATGTGCGCATTCTCGATTTAAAAGCAGAGCCAGAAAGTTTTGACACCACACTGATAGACTTCCAACCACAGGTCGTTGGGTTCACCGCTGTCACCTGCGAGGCCAATACGGTACTGACTCTCGCGCAGCACGTACGCCAGTACGGAGTGTCAACCGTTGTCGTTGGTGGCATTCACGCCAGCATCAATCCGGAATTTTTCAATCATCAGGCGATTGATTACGTTGCCATCGGCCTTGGTAAAGCAAGCTTTCGCGAGTTAATTGATGCTCTAGAGCGGGTCGAAGCGCCGCAAACGATTCCCGGTGTCGCACGCACTACACCGGGCAGTCCGCTCCAGTGGACGTCCCGCCAATACACCACTCACGATCTCGTTCCCGAAAAAGCACCGCGTTATGATCTTACAGCACACTACCGTTCCCATTACTTTTTGCCCAAACTGGGTGTTTCGCTCGGTTTTGTTGCGTCAGCGTATGGCTGCCCCTTTCAGTGCAGTTTTTGCTGTATTGCGGGACAGGCGGGCGGCAAGTATTTGACACAATCGATAGCCAATGTTGTGCGGGATATTGCGCTACTTCCGGCTGATATCCCCGTCATCCGGCTCGTTGATGCGAACACCTTTGGCAACGTGGCTCATGCGCGCCAGCTTTGCCATGCCCTGCGTGAAAATGGCATTCAAAAAGGGTTTTTGGCCGATGTTCGCGCCGATACGGTCGTCAACTATCCTGACCTGATGCGGGAATGGAAGGAGGTGGGGCTGCGCTCCGTCGTTATTGGTTTTGAAGAGATTGACGATAACGCCCTTTCCGGTTGGGATAAAGCGAGTAATGCCGCTATCAATACGCAGGCCATTGATATGTTGCACGAAATCGGCATCACCATTGTTGGCGATTTTATCCTTTCTCCGGAATATTCCGATGCGCACTTCGACCGACTGGAGCAGTATTTGGCACAACATCCTGTCGATTTGCCCATCTTCACTGTTTTGACCCCGTTACCTGGAACACCGCTTCACGCTCAGATGCGCCATCAAATTACCGAACCGAACCTCGATTATTACACGCTGACCAATGCCGTTGTGCCAACACGATTACCGGAACACCATTTTTACCAGCGTTACGCGCAATTACTGTCGACAGGCCACCAGCACGCAAAAATATAA
- a CDS encoding type II toxin-antitoxin system MqsR family toxin gives MEKQSPHYCLTKVKSLITARKVRTTHSARMGAVELGLDFEAMLSVIASLKMTDFYKSMTSYSDHTVWQDVYRPKTFAGDIYLKLTVVEDVLIISFKEL, from the coding sequence ATGGAAAAACAAAGCCCACACTATTGCTTAACCAAGGTGAAATCGTTAATTACTGCGCGCAAAGTTCGAACAACGCATAGCGCCCGTATGGGAGCAGTCGAACTTGGACTTGATTTTGAAGCAATGCTTAGTGTCATTGCCTCTTTAAAGATGACAGATTTTTATAAAAGTATGACCAGCTACTCTGATCATACAGTCTGGCAGGATGTTTATCGGCCAAAAACTTTTGCTGGCGATATTTACCTTAAGTTGACAGTAGTTGAAGATGTACTCATTATTTCGTTTAAGGAGCTATAG
- a CDS encoding type II toxin-antitoxin system MqsA family antitoxin, translated as MKCPSCNQSQLISDTRDVPYTYKGEQTVIPAVTGDFCPACGEYLLDAVESDRVMGEMQTFHKQVNAAIVDPSFIVTVRKKLSLGQKEAAEIFGGGVNAFSRYETGKTRPPLALIKLFKLLDRHPELFKEIAL; from the coding sequence ATGAAATGTCCAAGCTGTAATCAGAGTCAACTTATTAGCGATACCCGTGATGTTCCCTATACTTATAAAGGCGAACAAACCGTAATTCCTGCCGTAACCGGTGATTTCTGCCCCGCATGTGGTGAATATTTGCTTGATGCAGTGGAGTCAGACCGCGTAATGGGTGAAATGCAAACTTTTCATAAGCAGGTAAACGCCGCCATCGTTGACCCTAGTTTTATTGTAACGGTGCGCAAAAAACTTTCTTTAGGTCAGAAAGAAGCCGCTGAGATTTTTGGCGGAGGCGTCAATGCTTTTTCACGGTACGAAACAGGCAAAACCCGACCTCCATTAGCGTTAATTAAACTTTTTAAGCTTTTAGATCGTCATCCAGAATTGTTCAAAGAGATAGCGTTGTAA
- a CDS encoding lysophospholipid acyltransferase family protein, translated as MAAKNNTWSSRSFARHWQHQIFYLFIKIGGQPLAYALLYVVSWYYVLFSRTIRQRTYPYLHRRLGRKPRIRESFALCHSFGKTLVDRAIIGILGGETFQATLHGREELLALLQEEKGLLLMTAHVGCWQGAMSALESLGKPVNLLMQKEAGDVDRHYFEHQGKACPYTIIDPRGFLGGTLEILQALKRGEVVSVMGDRMLGNDRNSMEVKFLGETILLPFSAYKLASASQAPIAVLLSAKTEARQYELTLYGVIRVAPDLPNRPQNFIEHGKQFAAFLEDYCDTYPYQFYNFYDLWRK; from the coding sequence ATGGCCGCCAAAAATAACACTTGGAGCAGCCGGAGCTTTGCGCGCCACTGGCAACATCAGATCTTCTACCTTTTTATTAAAATCGGTGGGCAACCATTGGCTTACGCTTTGCTTTACGTGGTGAGCTGGTACTACGTGCTTTTCAGCCGCACTATTCGCCAGCGCACCTATCCCTATCTGCACCGTCGCCTTGGGCGGAAACCACGTATCAGGGAGAGTTTTGCGCTCTGTCACAGCTTTGGCAAAACACTGGTCGATCGCGCCATCATCGGCATTCTTGGTGGCGAAACGTTTCAAGCAACCCTTCATGGTCGCGAAGAACTGCTGGCACTACTGCAAGAAGAAAAGGGGCTTTTGCTGATGACAGCGCATGTCGGTTGCTGGCAAGGCGCGATGTCGGCGCTGGAGAGCCTTGGCAAACCGGTCAACCTGCTCATGCAAAAGGAAGCTGGCGATGTTGACCGCCACTACTTCGAGCATCAGGGGAAGGCCTGCCCGTACACGATTATTGATCCGCGCGGCTTTCTGGGGGGAACCTTGGAAATTTTACAAGCACTGAAACGGGGTGAAGTCGTGAGTGTGATGGGCGATAGAATGCTGGGCAATGACCGTAACAGCATGGAAGTGAAGTTTCTTGGCGAGACCATCCTCCTCCCCTTCAGCGCCTATAAACTCGCATCCGCCAGTCAGGCACCGATCGCCGTTTTGCTTAGCGCAAAAACTGAAGCACGGCAGTATGAGTTAACGCTGTACGGCGTCATCCGTGTGGCTCCTGATTTACCGAACCGCCCACAGAATTTCATCGAACATGGGAAGCAGTTTGCCGCATTTTTAGAGGACTATTGCGATACGTACCCGTACCAGTTTTATAATTTCTACGACCTGTGGCGGAAGTGA